GCAGTATCAGCGTCTTCTCGAGCTGCTCCAGGCTGGTGCCTTTGGTTTCGGGCATCAGGCGCCACACGAACAGGAGCTGGAGCACCATCATGGCGCAGAAGAAGGCAAACGTGTGGCCGCCGCCCAGCCGCTCGGCCAGGTAGGGGAAGGTGAAGGCAATGCCGGCCGCCATCACCCAGTGCGTGGACGAGCCCAGGGCCTGACCTTGGGCGCGCACCGTGTTGGGAAAGATTTCGGAGATGAACACCCAGATGACGGCGCCCTGCGAAAAGGCAAAAAAGGCAATGTAGACGAACAGCAGCACCGGCACCAGCAGGCCGCCCAGGGCGCTGAAGTCCTGGCGGTAGAAGGCTGCCGCCACCAGCCCCAGGGTGGCAATCAGCCCGTAGGAACCGATGAGCATGAGCTTGCGCCGCCCAAACCGGTCGATGAACTGCCGGGCCAGTAGGGTGAAGGCAAAGTTGACCAGTCCCAGCCCCGCCGACGACAGCAGGGCCGACCCTTTGCCCAGGCCGGTCATCTCGAAAATGCGCGGGGCGAAGTAGATGATGGCGTTGATGCCTGACACTTGGTTGAAGACGGCAAACAGCACGGCCAGCACCACCGGCCCGCGGTATTGGCGCGCAAACAAGGACCGGCCGCCTTCCCTGGCTTCGTCGGTGGCGGTGGTGGTCCGGATGGCGGCCACGTCCTGGTCGGCGGTGGCGGGGTTGATGAGCTGGAACACCCGGCGCCCCTCCTCCACCCGGCTCCGCCCAATCAGCCAGCGCGGACTTTCCGGCACCCGGAACAGGAGCAGGAAAAACACGGCCGCCGGCAGCACCTGCACGCCCAGCATCCAGCGCCAGTCTTCCGCGCCCGCGCCCGTGAGCAGGTAGTTGGACAGATAGGCTACCAGAATGCCCAGCACGATGTTGAACTGGAACATGCTCACCATACGTCCCCGCGACTCCGGCGGCGACACCTCCGAAATGTAGAGCGGCGCCGTCACCGACGAGGCCCCCACCCCCAGCCCGCCCAGAAACCGGAACGCCAGAAATGCCCCCCAGCTACTCGTCAGGGCCGCACCCAGCGCCGACACAAAGTAGAGCACGGCAATCCAGATGAGCGTCTGCCGACGCCCCAGCCTATCGGACGGAATGCCCCCGAAGATGGCCCCGAACACGGTGCCAATCAGGGCAATGGAAACGGTGAGGCCGTGCTGCACCGGCGTAAGGCCCCACACCTGCTGCACGGCCCGCTCGGCTCCGGAAATAACGGCCGTATCGAAGCCAAACAGAAAGCCCCCCAGCGCCACCACCAGGGACCAGAAATACACGCTGCGGTTTTTCATGCTGCCAAGAGTTGTGGTGAGCGGTTTGAGAAGTCGGTTAGATGGTGGCTGGCGGGCTGCGCATGGCAGGCTACCGCTCGCGCGTCAGCACGTGAGCGGCTCGCCTCCGGCGACCTTCAGATTGGCAAACGGATGCCAGATGGCGGCGGTTCTACTCGCCCGGCCGCCTGCCAGCTCCGAGGCGGGAGGCAAGCTCAGCACTAGGCCAGCGCCCTGCTGAGCACTGCTCTTCAAAAGATGCCTTACGGAACTTCTCCGCCCGCTTGCCGAGCCTGGCCGCTAGCCAGCCACCGGCCGAAACTCAACCGGAACCCCAACCGGCGGACGGCGTAGGCAAGTTTCGGCGGCGGCTGGCTACCCGGAACCCGCGCCGCCTTTCTGCCGGCCCAGGCGGCATTATCTATCCTCTGGCTCTCAGCTGCTTACGACTGCCGGGTCAGCCGCCACAAGCAGCCGGCCCGCGGCAATGGCGGCCGGGTAGCCGGCACTTGCCCAACCTATTCTTTCTATTTTTTCAACTTCTTCCATGACCCTCAACTTTGCGCGCCTCCTGCCGGGGCTGGGCCTGCTGGCTGCCTGCGGCGGCTCTGCCCAGCCGGAAAACCAGCAAGCCGCTGCCTCCACTCAGTCTGCCGCTCAGGCCACCACTGCTTCGGCGCCGGGGCAGCCCCTGCGCTTGCCGGGGCCCGACACCACGCACAAGGCCAAAAAATTCAGCCAGGTTATCGGCTGGCCGGCCGGTAAGAAGCCGACCGGGCTGGCTGGGTTTACCATTGTCCGGTACGCCGGGGAGCTGCAGAACCCGCGGTGGATTTACTAGGCACCCAACGGCGACATCTTCGTGGCCGAGTCCAACACGGTGGAGCGGACGTCCACGGCTAAAGGCGAGAAGAAACAGGGCCTGAAGCAGGCCAAATCCTTGCAGGAAAGCAGCGCCAACCGCATTACTCTGCTGCGCGACGCAAACCGGGACGGCCAGCCCGAGGTGCGCGCAACCTTCCTGACCGGCCTCAACCAGCCTTTCGGCATGCTGGTGCTGGGCAACTATTTCTATGTGGCCAACACCGATGGCCTGCTGCGCTTTCCCTACCAGGCCGGGCAAACCAAGCTGACGGGTACGGGCCAGAAAATCCTGGACCTGCCGGTGGGCGGCTACAACAACCACTGGACCCGCAACCTGCTGGCCAGCCCCGATGGCTCCAAGATTTACGTGTCGGTGGGCTCCGCTTCTAACGTGCAGGAGCACGGGGCCGAAACCGAAATCCGCCGGGCCGACATCCTCGAAATCAACCCCGACGGCTCGGCTGAGCGAATCTACGCCGCCGGCCTGCGCAACCCCGTGGGCATGGACTGGCAGCCCGGCACCGGCCAGCTCTGGACCGCCGTGAATGAGCGCGACGAGCTGGGCGACGAACTAGTGCCCGACTACATTACCAGCGTGAAGGCCGGCGGCTTCTACGGCTGGCCCTACGCCTACTTCGGCCCGAACGAGGACCCGCGCCGCCAGGGCGAGCGGCCCGACCTAGTGCAGAAAACGCTGGTGCCCGACGTGCGCCTGGCCGCGCACTCGGCCTCGCTGGGACTGGCTTTCTATGACCAAAATGCCTTCCCGGCCAAATACCGCAACGGCGCTTTCGTCGGCCAGCATGGCTCCTGGAACCGCTCCACCTTCTCGGGCTACAAGGTGGTGTTTGTGCCCTTCGAGAATGGCCGCCCCGCCGGGCCCGCCGAAGACTTCCTGACCGGCTTTCTGACCGACGACAACTCCGGCAAAGCCTACGGCCGTCCCGCGGGCGTGGCGGTTCTGAACGACGGCTCCCTGCTGGTAGCCGACGACGCCGGCAACACCCTCTGGCACGTGCGCGCCAGCTAGGACAAGCAGCCGGGCGGTGGCCCAAGCCAAGCCAGCCGCTAAAGCCGCCGCCGGGCAGCGTACGGATCTACCCGCACACCAGACCATCCTGCTTCGCCGGTGCTTAGCAGGATGGTCTGGCCGCTTTTCAGGATTTCCCGTGCAGCTTGCCCGGAGCCGAGCTAGGCGCCCTCGGCCACCAGCCGGACGGTGATGCCCCAGGGGTCCTGGGCCAGGGCGGTGCCGTCCGGTGAGTATTCTACCCGGAACCCCGCCTGGCGCACACTGTCGATGGTAGCCGCCAAGCCGGCCTCGTCGGGCAGCAGCCATTCCCAGGTGAGCAGCTTGGCATCGTCGGCGGTGGCGACGGGCGAGCGGGCCGCCCAGGTGTTGACGGCTACGTGATGGTGGTAGCCGCCCGCTGCCAAGAAGCTGGCCGTGGGCAGGCTCCACAGCGTTTGAGTCAGGCCCAGACCCGCGTGGTAAAATGCCTGAGCCTGCGCCAGGTTGCCCACGTAGAAATGCACGTGGCCGATGGTAGTGCCCGCCGGCAATCCAGCCCAGGCCTCGGAGCCTGCCGCGGCCAGCACCTGCGGCTCCTGCAAGGGCTCGATGGCACTCAGAATTTCGCCGGCCGGGCTCACCCGCCACTCGCTGCGGGGTCGGTCGCGGTACACTTCGACGGTCAGGCCGTCGGGGTCCACCAGGTAGAGGGCTTCGCTGTACAGGTGGTCGGAGGCGCCGGCGTGCACGCCCAGGGAGCGGGCATGGCGCAGCAGCCGGCCCAGGTCGGCTTGGCTGGGCAGCAGCACGGCATGATGATACAGGCCCAGCCGCCCGCCCTGGGGCACGGGGCGCACGCCCGGCTTCTCAACTAGCACCAGCAGGGGCCGCTCGTCGCCGGCCGCCCCCAGGGTAACCCAGCGTGCCGCACCGTCCGTCGAAACAGCAAGCTGCCGAAAGCCAATCACGCCCTGGTAAAAGGCCAATGACCGCTCCACATCAGCCACCTGCAACGTAACGGTCCCAATCCGCGCCGGCTGGGGCGCCTGAAAACCAGATGGGTGCCGGCCAATCTGCTCAGGGGTGCGCGACGGGTAAGGAAAAGCCGCGTCATTTCTCATGGTGAAGGCCATAGCGGAAACAGGTATCGTTACCAGAGTAGAAGGTGAAGCCGGGCCAGATGCCGCGCCAGAAGCTCCAACGGTAACTTCCCGTACACCGTTACGCCGCCACCGAATCGTCGTCGAGCACAGCCTAAACCCAGGTCCAGGTTTTCCTAAGCCAGCCACCGGCCCTACCGGGCGTACGCATTTGGTAGAAACCACCGTAGAAGAGTTGCCGGGGCGGAAAGCTGGCCGCCGGCGGCTGATGCGCACCGGTTCTGCCGGCGCGCTTCTTCCTTCCTCAAATCACCTGGCGAATCACCCGCGTGATGCCGTCGTTTGCGTCGTAATGCTATGAGTCACGAAGTAGCCCCCACTGCCCGACCCCTCAGCTCCCATCAAGACCTGAATGCCCAGGAACTACAGCGGAAAGGTTTCAAGGCGTACCAAGTCGACACGGCGGTTAACTCGGGGCCGGTGTACCGCCGCCGGGACTTCTACAAGGTGGCCCTGGTAACCAGCCCCTGCGCCGTGCACTACGCCGACCGGAGCATTGAGCTGAACGGCGCCAGCCTGATGTTTGCCAATCCGCACATTCCCTACTCTATCGAGCTGCACGCCCCGCGGCTGACGGGCTACTCCTGCCTGTTTACCGAGGCCTTTGTGAAGGAAAACGACCGGTCGGAGAGCCTGCACCAGTCGCCGCTGTTCAAAGTCGGGGGCACGCCCGTTTTCCACCTCCACGCCGAGCAGGCCACCTACGTCCAAGGCATCTTCCAGAAAATCCTGGCCGAGCAGGACACCGAGTACCTGTTCAAAAACGACTTGATCCGCACCTACCTCCAGCTGCTCATCCACGAGGCCCTGCGCATGCAGCCCACCGAAAGCTTCGTGCAGCACAGAAACGCGTCGTCCCGGATTACGGCCCTGTTTCTGGAGTTGCTGGAGCGGCTGTTTCCGGTGGAAAGTCCCGGCCAGGCGCTGCCGCTGAAAACCGCCCAGGATTTTGCCAACCAGCTCTCGGTGCACGTCAACCACCTGAACCGGGCGGTGAAGGAAGTTACCGGCAAGCCCACCACCGCCCACATTGCCGAGCGGGTCATTGGCGAAGCCAAGGCCCTGCTGCACCACACCTCGTGGAGCACGGCCGAAATTGCCTACAGCCTGGGCTTCGAGTATCCCACGTACTTCAACAACTTCTTCAAGAAGCACACGGGCACCACGCCGCTTGCCTTCCGTCGGGCTACCTGAGCGTGGGGCCGGCAGCGTAACCAGTCGGTAGCACGCGGGTGCCCAACCTACTATCTGCAAGGCCACAGAGTATACTTATCAAACCAATTAGTAAGAGTTTCAAACAATACTTGGGCTTTCGTAAAAACGGGAGTAACTTCCTCGTTGCCAGCTGGTATACTCAGTACATGGGTGCGGCACCAACGGGCCAGCTGGCGTTTCGGGCGGCGGCACCAGCATTCGGGTACCCATCCTGGTTGTCCCCGCGGTCTGCATCTGGCATGAGCTGATCAGCCAGAACAGGTCGGCTTGACTTACGCTCCCGGTCCGCCGCAGTTCGCTCCCGCCAGGCGTCGGCTGTTGGGCTCTCCTGGTTGACTTTCGTTTCTGCTATCCTCATTCGCCATGCAGTCTGATGTATTTCCCAACGCGGACCCGCCGCAGCCGGCCGACAACTCGCGGCGCTCGTTCATGAAGCAGGCCGGCGGCGCGCTCGGCCTGGCCCTGGCCCCGCCGCTGGTCGGCCAGGCCGAACGGCTGACGGCCTACGCCAAGGTTATCGAGGGCGCTACCGACATCACCCTGCGCGTCAACGGCCAGGCCCGCCCGGTACGGGTAGAGCCGCGCGTGAGCTTGCTGGATGCTCTGCGGGAGCACTTGGACCTGACCGGCACCAAAAAAGGCTGCGACCATGGCCAGTGCGGGGCCTGCACCGTGCACGTGGATGGCCGGCGCATTCTGTCCTGCCTGACCTTGGCCGTAATGAGCCAGGGCAAGGAGATTACCACCATCGAGGGCCTGGCCCAGGGCGAGCAGCTGCACCCCATGCAGGAGGCCTTCCTCAAGCACGACGGCTTCCAGTGCGGCTACTGCACCCCCGGTCAGATTATGTCGGCCGTGGCTTGCGTGCAGGAGGGCCACGCTACCACCGACGCGCAATGCCGCGAGTGGATGAGCGGCAACCTGTGCCGCTGCGGCGCCTACCCCAACATCCTGGCCGCCGTGCGTGAAGTGGCCGGCAAAGGGTAGAAGTGAGATAGAAGAGGTGAGAAGTAAGGTGTGGGCGTCAACCAGCATCGGACTTGCGAGCCTTTCACTGCCCAGTCTCGCCTCTGCCTTCTCATCCCTCACCTCTACACACCATGAACAACTTCAGCTATACCCAAGCGGCTACGGCTAAGGAGGCCACCGGCCGGCACAAGGACACGCCGCAGGCGGCTTACATTGCCGGAGGCACTACGCTGCTGGATTTGATGAAGGCCCACCTGGAAGAGCACCCCCAGCTCATCGACATCAACCAGCTGCCCTTCCGCGGCGTTGAGCAGACCAAAGACGGGCTGCGCATCGGGGCGCTGGAAAGCATGAGCGCGGTGGGCGAGCACCCGCTGGTGGTGCAGCAGTACCCGGCCGTGTCCCAGTCCCTGCTGCTGGCGGCCTCGCCGCAGCTGCGCAACATGGCCAGCATCGGGGGCAACCTCTTGCAGCGCACCCGCTGCGGCTACTTCCGCGACCCGGCCTTTCCCTGCAACAAGCGCGTGCCCGGCTCGGGCTGCCCGGCCTTGGAAGGGGATAACCACAACCTGGCCATTCTGGGCGTAAGCGAGAGCTGCATTGCCAACTCCTACCCCGGCGACCTGTCGGTAGCCCTGGCGGCTTTTGATGCGGTGCTCACGCTGGAAAACCCGAAGGGCAAGCAGCGCCGCGTGCCGCTCACGGACTTCTACCTGCTGCCCGGCAACACCCCCCACAAAGAGACGGTACTAGAACCCGGCGAGCTGATTGTGGCCGTGACCATTCCGGCCGCGGCGCACGCCACGCGCTCCACCTACCTGAAAGTGCGTGAGCGGAGCAGCTACGCCTACGCCCTGGCTTCGGCCGCCGTGGGGCTGGACGTGCAGGGCGGCACCATCCGGACGGCCCGCGTGGCGCTGGGTGGGGTGGGCGCCCAGCCCTGGCGCAGCCGCGAAGCCGAGCATGTGCTGACCGGTGCGCCGGCCACTGAGGCTACCTTCCGCGCGGCAGCGGCGGCGGCCGTGCAGGGCGCCCGGCCACGGGAGCACAACCGCTTCAAGGTAGAGCTGGCCCAGAACACCCTAGTGCGTGCCTTACAGCAAGTGGCGTAGGGGCGCGTTGTACGCGCCCACTCTTTGGTACAGCATTCCTACTCTTTTGCACGACGCTCCTGCTTGCCCCCGGCCACGGAGCCGCTGATTTGCATTTGAATTTACTCTCGTGCCTGGTCGTGCAAGCGGCCGGGCGCGTGCAACGCGCCCCTACCATGAACACCGAACCACACTTCTTTGAAACCAACGCCGCGCCGGGTGTTGTCGGGCAGCCCCTGAACCGCGTCGATGGCTGGGCCAAGGTGACCGGTCACGCCACGTATTCGGCCGAGTACAACCAGCTGCTAGGTCTGGTGCACGCCGTGCTCAAAACCAGCGACGTGGCCAAGGGGCGCGTCCAAAGCATTGATACCCGTGCGGCCCAGCGGCAGCCGGGCGTGCTGGCCATTCTCACGCACGAGAACCTGCCTAAGCTGGCCAAAACGCCCAACACGCCCGAGAACAAAGCGGCCCTGAATGCGCCGATGGGCTTTCTGCCCATGACCTCGGACCAGATTCACTACGCCGGGCAGCCCGTGGCGGTAGTGGTGGCCGATACGCTGGAACACGCCCAGTACGCCGCTGCCCTGTTGCAAGTAAGCTACGCCCCCGAGAAGCCCGTGTCCTCGTACCAGGACCCCAAGGCGCAGCTCTACATTCCGAAGAGTATCCGCGGCTACCTGCCCGGCGTCACCAAGCGCGGCAATGCGCAGGCCGCGTACCAGAGCGCCCCGGTGCAGCTGACGGCCACCTATACCCACGCCACCACCCACCACAACCCCCTGGAGCCGGGCGCCACCACCGCCCACTGGGAAGCCCCGGACCGCCTGACGGTATATGACACCACCCAGGGCGTGTCGGAAACGCAGAAGACGCTGGCTTTGATGCTGGGCCTTGCGACCGAGCAGGTGCGGGTGGTCAATAAATATCTCGGTGGCGGCTTCGGCTGCAAGGCCTGGGTGTGGCCCCACGTGGTGCTGGCCCCGCTGGCGGCCAAGGCCGTGGGGCGGCCGGTGAAGCTGGTGCTCACCCGCCCGCAGCAGTTCACGGGCATGGGCTTCCGCGAAGAGCAGGAGCAGACGCTGCGCCTCGGCGCTACCAAGGAGGGCAAGCTGCTGGCGCTGGTGCACGAAAAGACGTCTACCACCTCACCCTGGGAAGACTACGCCGAAACCAACAGCCGCATTGTTAACATGCTCTACGCCTGCCCCGCCTTTGAGGCCACCTACCGCCTGGGCCGGGCCAACGTGATGACGCCGACCTCCACCCGCGCCCCCGGCGACATGCCCGGCTCGTTTGCCCTGGAGTGCTCCATGGACGATCTGGCCTATCAGCTTGGCCTCGACCCCCTCCAAGTGCGGCTGCTGAACTACGCCGAGAAGGACCCCACCAACGGCCACCCCTGGAGCAGCAAAAGCCTGAAGCAGTGCTACCAGCGCGGCGCCGAGCTGTTTGGCTGGAAAAACCGCAACCCCCGCAACGGCCAGACCCGCGACGGCAAGCACCTGGTGGGCGTGGGCATGGCCACGGCTTCCTACCCGGTGCACAGCTCCCAAGGCAACGCCCGCGTGCGTCTCTACGCCGACGGCCGCGCCGTGGTGCAGGCCGGGGCCACCGACCTGGGCACCGGCACCTACACCATCATCACCCAGGTAGCGGCCGACGCGCTGGGTTTGCCGCCCGAAAACGTGCGCTTCGAGCTGGGCGATACGGTGCTGCCCACCACGCAGTGGTCGGGCGGCTCCACGGCCGCGGGCCGGGTGTCGTCGTCGGTGTATCTGGCGGCGCAGGAGGTATGGCAGAAGCTCATTACAGTGGCGGTGGGGGACAAAAGGTCGCCGCTGTACAAGGCCAAGCCCGCCGACATAGTGGTGGAGAAAGGCCGCCTCCAGCTGAAAGCCAAGCCGGCCGCCGGTGAGACGTTTGGCGAGGTGATGAAGCGCGCCAACATGGGCGACGTGGAAGGCAGCGCCCTGGGCCGCTACGGCAGCGCCTACGAAGGCCAACTCTCGTCGGCCACTGCCGACATGAACAAAAAGGAGGCGCCCGTCGAGCACTCCATGCACGCCTTCGGCACTCACTTCTGCGAGGTGCACGTAGACCCTGAGCTGGGCACCGTGCGCGTGACGCGCTGGGTGAGCGTAATGGCCGCGGGCCGCATCCTCAACCCTAAAACCGCCCGCTCCCAGGTCATCGGGGGCAGCATTTTCGGCATCGGGGCGGCCCTGATGGAGCAAACCGTGCGTGACCCCCACCTGGCCCGCTACACCAACGCCAACTTGGCCGACTACCACATCCCGGTCAATGCCGACATTCCCGACATGACGGTGGAGTTCATCGACGAGCATGACCCCCACGTCAACGCCATGGGCGTGAAGGGCATCGGTGAAATTTCCATTGTGGGGGTGACGGCCGCCGTGGCCAACGCCTTCTTCCACGCCACCGGCCGGCGCCTGCGCGACCTGCCCATGACGCCAGACAAGGTGCTGAACGCCCTTCGCCAACCGGCTTAGCACCATGTCACAACCCGCCTTTCGGACAACGGCGCTAGCCATATTGCTCCTGCCTTGCGTGCCGGCGCAGTTTTGGTGGTCGACGCGCTTACGGCCCGGCCGCAAGCCACCGTCACCATTTCGGCGTTAACGGCCAAGGGCGATTTACCCCGGCTGCATCACGCGCTAGGCGACGCAACGGCCCGGATGCAGGTCTGACCGTGAACGAGGAAAAGAAGTGCTGGTGTACCACGCCGCAGCCAGCGCCGCGAAGTGTGGCTTAGGCCCTCAGATGCAAACCTTCAGCTGAGCTTC
This region of Hymenobacter sp. YIM 151500-1 genomic DNA includes:
- a CDS encoding FAD binding domain-containing protein, whose protein sequence is MNNFSYTQAATAKEATGRHKDTPQAAYIAGGTTLLDLMKAHLEEHPQLIDINQLPFRGVEQTKDGLRIGALESMSAVGEHPLVVQQYPAVSQSLLLAASPQLRNMASIGGNLLQRTRCGYFRDPAFPCNKRVPGSGCPALEGDNHNLAILGVSESCIANSYPGDLSVALAAFDAVLTLENPKGKQRRVPLTDFYLLPGNTPHKETVLEPGELIVAVTIPAAAHATRSTYLKVRERSSYAYALASAAVGLDVQGGTIRTARVALGGVGAQPWRSREAEHVLTGAPATEATFRAAAAAAVQGARPREHNRFKVELAQNTLVRALQQVA
- a CDS encoding VOC family protein, producing the protein MAFTMRNDAAFPYPSRTPEQIGRHPSGFQAPQPARIGTVTLQVADVERSLAFYQGVIGFRQLAVSTDGAARWVTLGAAGDERPLLVLVEKPGVRPVPQGGRLGLYHHAVLLPSQADLGRLLRHARSLGVHAGASDHLYSEALYLVDPDGLTVEVYRDRPRSEWRVSPAGEILSAIEPLQEPQVLAAAGSEAWAGLPAGTTIGHVHFYVGNLAQAQAFYHAGLGLTQTLWSLPTASFLAAGGYHHHVAVNTWAARSPVATADDAKLLTWEWLLPDEAGLAATIDSVRQAGFRVEYSPDGTALAQDPWGITVRLVAEGA
- a CDS encoding xanthine dehydrogenase family protein molybdopterin-binding subunit, whose protein sequence is MNTEPHFFETNAAPGVVGQPLNRVDGWAKVTGHATYSAEYNQLLGLVHAVLKTSDVAKGRVQSIDTRAAQRQPGVLAILTHENLPKLAKTPNTPENKAALNAPMGFLPMTSDQIHYAGQPVAVVVADTLEHAQYAAALLQVSYAPEKPVSSYQDPKAQLYIPKSIRGYLPGVTKRGNAQAAYQSAPVQLTATYTHATTHHNPLEPGATTAHWEAPDRLTVYDTTQGVSETQKTLALMLGLATEQVRVVNKYLGGGFGCKAWVWPHVVLAPLAAKAVGRPVKLVLTRPQQFTGMGFREEQEQTLRLGATKEGKLLALVHEKTSTTSPWEDYAETNSRIVNMLYACPAFEATYRLGRANVMTPTSTRAPGDMPGSFALECSMDDLAYQLGLDPLQVRLLNYAEKDPTNGHPWSSKSLKQCYQRGAELFGWKNRNPRNGQTRDGKHLVGVGMATASYPVHSSQGNARVRLYADGRAVVQAGATDLGTGTYTIITQVAADALGLPPENVRFELGDTVLPTTQWSGGSTAAGRVSSSVYLAAQEVWQKLITVAVGDKRSPLYKAKPADIVVEKGRLQLKAKPAAGETFGEVMKRANMGDVEGSALGRYGSAYEGQLSSATADMNKKEAPVEHSMHAFGTHFCEVHVDPELGTVRVTRWVSVMAAGRILNPKTARSQVIGGSIFGIGAALMEQTVRDPHLARYTNANLADYHIPVNADIPDMTVEFIDEHDPHVNAMGVKGIGEISIVGVTAAVANAFFHATGRRLRDLPMTPDKVLNALRQPA
- a CDS encoding (2Fe-2S)-binding protein, yielding MQSDVFPNADPPQPADNSRRSFMKQAGGALGLALAPPLVGQAERLTAYAKVIEGATDITLRVNGQARPVRVEPRVSLLDALREHLDLTGTKKGCDHGQCGACTVHVDGRRILSCLTLAVMSQGKEITTIEGLAQGEQLHPMQEAFLKHDGFQCGYCTPGQIMSAVACVQEGHATTDAQCREWMSGNLCRCGAYPNILAAVREVAGKG
- a CDS encoding helix-turn-helix domain-containing protein, translated to MSHEVAPTARPLSSHQDLNAQELQRKGFKAYQVDTAVNSGPVYRRRDFYKVALVTSPCAVHYADRSIELNGASLMFANPHIPYSIELHAPRLTGYSCLFTEAFVKENDRSESLHQSPLFKVGGTPVFHLHAEQATYVQGIFQKILAEQDTEYLFKNDLIRTYLQLLIHEALRMQPTESFVQHRNASSRITALFLELLERLFPVESPGQALPLKTAQDFANQLSVHVNHLNRAVKEVTGKPTTAHIAERVIGEAKALLHHTSWSTAEIAYSLGFEYPTYFNNFFKKHTGTTPLAFRRAT
- a CDS encoding sugar porter family MFS transporter is translated as MKNRSVYFWSLVVALGGFLFGFDTAVISGAERAVQQVWGLTPVQHGLTVSIALIGTVFGAIFGGIPSDRLGRRQTLIWIAVLYFVSALGAALTSSWGAFLAFRFLGGLGVGASSVTAPLYISEVSPPESRGRMVSMFQFNIVLGILVAYLSNYLLTGAGAEDWRWMLGVQVLPAAVFFLLLFRVPESPRWLIGRSRVEEGRRVFQLINPATADQDVAAIRTTTATDEAREGGRSLFARQYRGPVVLAVLFAVFNQVSGINAIIYFAPRIFEMTGLGKGSALLSSAGLGLVNFAFTLLARQFIDRFGRRKLMLIGSYGLIATLGLVAAAFYRQDFSALGGLLVPVLLFVYIAFFAFSQGAVIWVFISEIFPNTVRAQGQALGSSTHWVMAAGIAFTFPYLAERLGGGHTFAFFCAMMVLQLLFVWRLMPETKGTSLEQLEKTLILH